One Ricinus communis isolate WT05 ecotype wild-type chromosome 7, ASM1957865v1, whole genome shotgun sequence genomic region harbors:
- the LOC8276491 gene encoding filament-like plant protein, with protein sequence MDRRSWLWRRKSSDKSPAETDSSGSFSSYSERFTDDQVYPTHNPQSPEVTSKALPAAEEIYDDVKTLTEKLSAALLNISVKEDLVKQHAKVAEEAVSGWEKAETELSLLKQQLEAVRKKNSELENRVGHLDAALKECMRQLRQAREEQEQRISEAFSRKTSEWEFMKSELERKLDELQAQLQTAKSEAAASVDSNLQQKLEAAAKDNTSLKQELLSQAEELEIRIMEQDLSTQAAETASKQHLESITKIAKLEAECRRLKAIAHKYSLANDHKSMTASLICADSLTDSQSDSGERQLLAESDAHKISALEIKECEPSSSDSWASALISEFDQFKNHKTIGRNLMVCSVEIGLMDDFLEMERLAALPDTESGSSYLEVGSLSDQANSRESPWKAEHRAMIHRTAELDERLEKLEEEKVEIQKALTKCQKQLKMSQSQLKEADVDLHSQLALASKLKGVTKEEMKSVKSKREVAESRLLIAEAENQSLLCKVGLLVAEAEKERASSAEALAKCQKLEDELAKRKSEAEIQHEAQVKHDASINELLKIKQEKELAVAASKFAECQETISSLGSKLKSLATLEDFLVDSENSLDISGQGLKHLINGGEQWRLHSGDKYIHVDS encoded by the exons ATGGATAGAAGAAGTTGGTTATGGAGAAGGAAATCCTCAGACAAAAGTCCTGCTGAAACTGACAGTTCCGGGTCATTCTCTTCCTATTCTGAAAGGTTTACAGATGATCAA GTATATCCAACTCATAATCCTCAGTCACCAGAAGTTACTTCTAAAGCACTACCCGCTGCTGAAGAAATTTATGACGATGTGAAGACTTTAACAGAGAAACTATCGGCTGCTCTTCTGAACATTAGTGTGAAAGAAGATTTAGTAAAGCAACATGCCAAAGTTGCAGAAGAAGCAGTCTCAG GCTGGGAGAAAGCTGAAACGGAATTATCGCTGCTGAAGCAACAACTTGAGGCTGTTAGAAAAAAGAACTCTGAACTTGAAAATAGAGTTGGTCATCTGGATGCAGCACTTAAGGAATGTATGAGGCAGCTACGGCAAGCTAGAGAAGAGCAAGAGCAAAGGATCAGTGAAGCTTTTTCCAGGAAAACTTCTGAATGGGAATTTATGAAGTCTGAGCTAGAGAGAAAGCTTGACGAGCTCCAGGCTCAGCTTCAAACTGCTAAAAGTGAAGCTGCAGCATCAGTGGATTCTAATCTTCAACAAAAACTTGAGGCTGCAGCGAAGGACAACACTTCTCTTAAACAGGAGCTCCTTTCTCAAGCTGAGGAGTTGGAAATTAGGATTATGGAACAAGACCTGAGCACACAAGCAGCTGAAACAGCTAGCAAACAACACCTGGAAAGCATAACGAAGATTGCAAAGCTTGAAGCTGAGTGTCGTAGGCTAAAAGCCATTGCTCATAAATATTCCCTTGCCAATGATCATAAATCCATGACAGCCTCATTAATTTGTGCTGATTCTTTAACAGATAGCCAGTCTGATAGTGGGGAGAGACAGCTGTTGGCTGAAAGTGATGCACACAAGATTAGTGCGTTGGAGATAAAGGAATGTGAGCCAAGTTCTTCTGACTCATGGGCATCTGCTCTTATCTCTGAATTTGATCAATTCAAAAATCATAAGACTATTGGAAGAAACCTCATGGTCTGTTCTGTAGAAATTGGTCTCATGGATGATTTTCTAGAAATGGAAAGACTTGCTGCTTTGCCTGATACAGAAAGTGGAAGTTCATACCTTGAGGTTGGATCCTTATCAGACCAAGCTAATAGTCGTGAGAGCCCATGGAAAGCTGAACATAGAGCCATGATTCACAGAACTGCAGAATTGGATGAGAGGTTAGAGaaattagaagaagaaaaagttgaAATACAAAAGGCTTTGACAAAGTGCCAGAAGCAGCTTAAGATGTCTCAAAGTCAGCTAAAGGAAGCAGATGTAGATCTGCACTCTCAATTAGCTCTTGCTAGCAAACTGAAGGGAGTGACAAAGGAAGAGATGAAGAGTGTCAAATCAAAGAGAGAAGTAGCAGAGTCTCGACTTCTTATTGCTGAAGCTGAAAACCAAAGTTTGCTTTGTAAAGTTGGTTTATTAGTTGCAGAGGCTGAGAAAGAGCGTGCTTCATCAGCAGAGGCTTTAGCCAAGTGTCAGAAATTGGAGGACGAGCTTGCAAAAAGGAAAAGTGAAGCTGAAATTCAGCATGAGGCTCAGGTCAAGCATGATGCAAGTATTAAtgaattattgaagataaagCAG GAGAAAGAGCTAGCAGTTGCTGCAAGTAAATTTGCCGAGTGCCAGGAAACAATCTCATCTCTCGGtagtaaattaaaatctctTGCTACATTGGAAGACTTTCTGGTTGACTCAGAGAATTCCTTAGATATCAGTGGCCAAGGACTGAAGCACCTTATAAATGGTGGTGAACAATGGAGACTACATTCTGgtgataaatatattcatgTAGATTCCTGa